In one Rhinoraja longicauda isolate Sanriku21f chromosome 32, sRhiLon1.1, whole genome shotgun sequence genomic region, the following are encoded:
- the LOC144608581 gene encoding hepatic and glial cell adhesion molecule-like isoform X1, translated as MKAEKEVFSRGFATPHLLNILFFLLALSAAAEGVNITTQAYITHGVVGSSALLSIRYTTSSSETPVIQWQLKRDKPIPLVQSYGTRILGKLRPEYKDRIVIFRNGSLLILNLQPTDEGMYEVEIAITDDASTAAQTLNLTVDIPVSKPLVVLSSSTVLELSEYVTLNCSHENGTKPIYTWLKGGNPLESDERFSLSSDQKTLTISQVRVTDDDIYSCTVENPISNYRSTPVKLTVYKRSSLYIILSTGGIFILVTLVTVCACWKPSKRNKGKGEKEGSQSRAEQTEDQAKCEVALLPKGAEHKRERRNPKGLYVIKEKDSPEAEEDSHIDAKKASDQAGFIVPSISPTRSRREGGQSPRRYSRSPVRSPGSTRLQKSPSRSPSSPAHQRSANCVVRPTGVHMIMEQDEANMEEN; from the exons CAGCAGCAGAGGGAGTGAACATAACGACGCAAGCTTACATTACCCATGGTGTGGTGGGAAGTTCGGCCTTGCTTTCTATACGGTACACAACCAGCAGCTCGGAGACTCCCGTCATCCAGTGGCAGCTGAAGAGGGACAAGCCCATCCCTTTGGTCCAGTCCTATGGTACCCGCATCCTGGGCAAGCTACGGCCTGAGTACAAGGATCGTATTGTTATCTTCCGCAATGGGTCTCTGCTGATCCTCAACCTGCAGCCAACCGACGAGGGAATGTATGAAGTTGAGATTGCAATCACGGACGATGCCTCCACTGCAGCACAAACACTCAATTTAACTGTTGATA TCCCTGTGTCGAAGCCCTTGGTGGTCTTATCGTCCTCCACAGTATTGGAACTGAGTGAATATGTAACATTAAACTGTTCGCATGAAAATGGAACAAAACCAATATATACCTGGCTGAAAGGAGGAAACCCCCTAGAAAGCGACGAGAGGTTCTCTTTGTCCAGTGATCAGAAAACACTGACCATCTCACAGGTCCGCGTAACTGATGATGACATTTACAGCTGTACAGTGGAGAACCCCATCAGCAACTATCGAAGCACACCGGTCAAACTGACCGTGTACA AGCGGAGCTCTTTGTACATTATCCTGAGTACAGGTGGGATTTTCATTCTGGTTACCTTGGTTACTGTGTGTGCTTGCTGGAAGCCATCAAAAAG aaataaaggaaaaggaGAAAAGGAGGGATCACAAAGTCGTGCAGAGCAGACTGAAGATCAAGCCAAATGTGAAG TAGCGCTGCTACCAAAAGGAGCAGAGCACAAACGTGAGCGAAGGAACCCCAAGGGATTATATGTAATCAAAGAAAAG GATTCTCCAGAAGCCGAGGAAGACTCCCACATCGATGCCAAGAAAGCATCGGATCAAGCTGGATTCATCGTTCCCTCCATATCTCCAACAAGATCCCGAAGAGAAGGTGGGCAGTCACCCAGGCGATATAGCAGATCTCCTGTCCGATCTCCCGGCTCTACCAGACTGCAGAAGTCACCAAGCAGATCCCCCAGCTCGCCAGCACACCAGAGAAGTGCCAACTGCGTTGTTCGGCCAACAGGAGTCCATATGATCATGGAGCAAGATGAGGCTAATATGGAAGAAAATTAA
- the LOC144608581 gene encoding hepatic and glial cell adhesion molecule-like isoform X2, whose amino-acid sequence MKAEKEVFSRGFATPHLLNILFFLLALSAAAEGVNITTQAYITHGVVGSSALLSIRYTTSSSETPVIQWQLKRDKPIPLVQSYGTRILGKLRPEYKDRIVIFRNGSLLILNLQPTDEGMYEVEIAITDDASTAAQTLNLTVDIPVSKPLVVLSSSTVLELSEYVTLNCSHENGTKPIYTWLKGGNPLESDERFSLSSDQKTLTISQVRVTDDDIYSCTVENPISNYRSTPVKLTVYKRSSLYIILSTGGIFILVTLVTVCACWKPSKRNKGKGEKEGSQSRAEQTEDQAKCEALLPKGAEHKRERRNPKGLYVIKEKDSPEAEEDSHIDAKKASDQAGFIVPSISPTRSRREGGQSPRRYSRSPVRSPGSTRLQKSPSRSPSSPAHQRSANCVVRPTGVHMIMEQDEANMEEN is encoded by the exons CAGCAGCAGAGGGAGTGAACATAACGACGCAAGCTTACATTACCCATGGTGTGGTGGGAAGTTCGGCCTTGCTTTCTATACGGTACACAACCAGCAGCTCGGAGACTCCCGTCATCCAGTGGCAGCTGAAGAGGGACAAGCCCATCCCTTTGGTCCAGTCCTATGGTACCCGCATCCTGGGCAAGCTACGGCCTGAGTACAAGGATCGTATTGTTATCTTCCGCAATGGGTCTCTGCTGATCCTCAACCTGCAGCCAACCGACGAGGGAATGTATGAAGTTGAGATTGCAATCACGGACGATGCCTCCACTGCAGCACAAACACTCAATTTAACTGTTGATA TCCCTGTGTCGAAGCCCTTGGTGGTCTTATCGTCCTCCACAGTATTGGAACTGAGTGAATATGTAACATTAAACTGTTCGCATGAAAATGGAACAAAACCAATATATACCTGGCTGAAAGGAGGAAACCCCCTAGAAAGCGACGAGAGGTTCTCTTTGTCCAGTGATCAGAAAACACTGACCATCTCACAGGTCCGCGTAACTGATGATGACATTTACAGCTGTACAGTGGAGAACCCCATCAGCAACTATCGAAGCACACCGGTCAAACTGACCGTGTACA AGCGGAGCTCTTTGTACATTATCCTGAGTACAGGTGGGATTTTCATTCTGGTTACCTTGGTTACTGTGTGTGCTTGCTGGAAGCCATCAAAAAG aaataaaggaaaaggaGAAAAGGAGGGATCACAAAGTCGTGCAGAGCAGACTGAAGATCAAGCCAAATGTGAAG CGCTGCTACCAAAAGGAGCAGAGCACAAACGTGAGCGAAGGAACCCCAAGGGATTATATGTAATCAAAGAAAAG GATTCTCCAGAAGCCGAGGAAGACTCCCACATCGATGCCAAGAAAGCATCGGATCAAGCTGGATTCATCGTTCCCTCCATATCTCCAACAAGATCCCGAAGAGAAGGTGGGCAGTCACCCAGGCGATATAGCAGATCTCCTGTCCGATCTCCCGGCTCTACCAGACTGCAGAAGTCACCAAGCAGATCCCCCAGCTCGCCAGCACACCAGAGAAGTGCCAACTGCGTTGTTCGGCCAACAGGAGTCCATATGATCATGGAGCAAGATGAGGCTAATATGGAAGAAAATTAA
- the LOC144608581 gene encoding hepatic and glial cell adhesion molecule-like isoform X3 yields the protein MKAEKEVFSRGFATPHLLNILFFLLALSAAEGVNITTQAYITHGVVGSSALLSIRYTTSSSETPVIQWQLKRDKPIPLVQSYGTRILGKLRPEYKDRIVIFRNGSLLILNLQPTDEGMYEVEIAITDDASTAAQTLNLTVDIPVSKPLVVLSSSTVLELSEYVTLNCSHENGTKPIYTWLKGGNPLESDERFSLSSDQKTLTISQVRVTDDDIYSCTVENPISNYRSTPVKLTVYKRSSLYIILSTGGIFILVTLVTVCACWKPSKRNKGKGEKEGSQSRAEQTEDQAKCEVALLPKGAEHKRERRNPKGLYVIKEKDSPEAEEDSHIDAKKASDQAGFIVPSISPTRSRREGGQSPRRYSRSPVRSPGSTRLQKSPSRSPSSPAHQRSANCVVRPTGVHMIMEQDEANMEEN from the exons CAGCAGAGGGAGTGAACATAACGACGCAAGCTTACATTACCCATGGTGTGGTGGGAAGTTCGGCCTTGCTTTCTATACGGTACACAACCAGCAGCTCGGAGACTCCCGTCATCCAGTGGCAGCTGAAGAGGGACAAGCCCATCCCTTTGGTCCAGTCCTATGGTACCCGCATCCTGGGCAAGCTACGGCCTGAGTACAAGGATCGTATTGTTATCTTCCGCAATGGGTCTCTGCTGATCCTCAACCTGCAGCCAACCGACGAGGGAATGTATGAAGTTGAGATTGCAATCACGGACGATGCCTCCACTGCAGCACAAACACTCAATTTAACTGTTGATA TCCCTGTGTCGAAGCCCTTGGTGGTCTTATCGTCCTCCACAGTATTGGAACTGAGTGAATATGTAACATTAAACTGTTCGCATGAAAATGGAACAAAACCAATATATACCTGGCTGAAAGGAGGAAACCCCCTAGAAAGCGACGAGAGGTTCTCTTTGTCCAGTGATCAGAAAACACTGACCATCTCACAGGTCCGCGTAACTGATGATGACATTTACAGCTGTACAGTGGAGAACCCCATCAGCAACTATCGAAGCACACCGGTCAAACTGACCGTGTACA AGCGGAGCTCTTTGTACATTATCCTGAGTACAGGTGGGATTTTCATTCTGGTTACCTTGGTTACTGTGTGTGCTTGCTGGAAGCCATCAAAAAG aaataaaggaaaaggaGAAAAGGAGGGATCACAAAGTCGTGCAGAGCAGACTGAAGATCAAGCCAAATGTGAAG TAGCGCTGCTACCAAAAGGAGCAGAGCACAAACGTGAGCGAAGGAACCCCAAGGGATTATATGTAATCAAAGAAAAG GATTCTCCAGAAGCCGAGGAAGACTCCCACATCGATGCCAAGAAAGCATCGGATCAAGCTGGATTCATCGTTCCCTCCATATCTCCAACAAGATCCCGAAGAGAAGGTGGGCAGTCACCCAGGCGATATAGCAGATCTCCTGTCCGATCTCCCGGCTCTACCAGACTGCAGAAGTCACCAAGCAGATCCCCCAGCTCGCCAGCACACCAGAGAAGTGCCAACTGCGTTGTTCGGCCAACAGGAGTCCATATGATCATGGAGCAAGATGAGGCTAATATGGAAGAAAATTAA